One window from the genome of Candidatus Moraniibacteriota bacterium encodes:
- a CDS encoding WecB/TagA/CpsF family glycosyltransferase: MNILNVRIDNLEKKEIIEKIENFLGAEKFHQIATINPEFILAAQKNREFRDILNNCDLNLADGAGIKFAFWRLGGKLKVRISGVDLMWEILRTANDKKLSVYLVANNRGLSNWEKTRDAIRKIYPDLKIEGLNMNCHSERSDSEAEESNFKISSRSLGHARNDIFNSDIVFCNFGHPNQEKFLNTLKNGKIKLAVGVGGSFDFVTGKLRRAPRFMRDLGLEWLFRLIQQPKRFRRIFNAIIIFPIKVFFK; encoded by the coding sequence ATGAATATTTTAAATGTCAGGATTGATAATTTGGAGAAAAAAGAAATTATTGAAAAAATAGAAAATTTTTTGGGCGCTGAAAAATTTCATCAAATCGCCACAATTAATCCCGAATTTATTTTGGCGGCTCAAAAGAACAGGGAATTTAGAGATATACTCAACAATTGCGATCTTAACCTAGCCGACGGGGCTGGCATTAAATTTGCTTTTTGGCGGCTCGGCGGGAAACTCAAGGTCAGAATATCCGGAGTTGATTTAATGTGGGAAATTTTAAGAACGGCAAATGATAAAAAATTAAGTGTTTATTTAGTCGCTAATAATAGGGGACTAAGCAATTGGGAGAAAACGAGAGACGCGATAAGAAAAATTTATCCAGATTTAAAGATTGAGGGATTGAATATGAATTGTCATTCCGAGCGAAGTGATAGCGAAGCTGAGGAATCTAATTTTAAAATTTCAAGTAGATCTCTCGGCCATGCTCGAAATGACATTTTTAATAGTGACATTGTTTTCTGTAACTTTGGCCATCCGAATCAGGAAAAATTTCTAAATACGCTGAAAAATGGTAAAATAAAGCTAGCCGTAGGAGTCGGTGGCAGTTTTGATTTTGTCACCGGTAAACTGCGCCGCGCGCCGCGCTTTATGCGAGATTTGGGCCTCGAATGGCTTTTCCGGCTGATTCAGCAGCCAAAAAGGTTCAGAAGAATATTTAACGCAATAATAATTTTTCCAATAAAAGTATTTTTTAAATAA
- the priA gene encoding primosomal protein N' yields MNKNDKNFIIDIIPLTRIPLSRQQYFSYEFSRELPAGTLVTIPLFRRFVQGIVAVSRSDFHRLGNIRLKKVEKIIEEKSLTPEQLELAQFISDYYICPLGVVLKFFVPKRTKARKKYNVSSIMYNVLPKIILTREQEEAVKEISKKNTLYKIHDTKYLLFGPAGSGKTEVYIHSILKLREKNKKCQFLVLVPELMLTSQAIERYGAHLRAEEIAILHSKISKGEFYRQWQRIKMGEAKLIIGTRMAVFAPFKNLKLIIIDEEQDVSFKQWDMSPRYDARKAAEKLAQIHQAKVLLGSATPSIESYYKALNKEYELLKLSGLQITDYRLQEPNIEIIDMKKERWIKNYSPISRVLKSEIEYALKNKLQTILFVNRQGMSSFSICANCRTVLRCARCDRALVYSADGTYRCLHCSNKTGVFAACSSCKGMAFRNIGFGTQKVEQEIKRYFPGARVRRADFETMKKLKEIKDLYREFTNEKIDILIGTQMITKGWNSPQIGLTGIIDADNLLSLPDFRAGERAFQSIVQLAGRVRRPAGSSPGKVIIQTYNPENPIIKSAAKMDLEGFYQKEIEERISLQYPPMARFIKIAFQNTSQKKVEKEAEKAYYDLKGLENIIVSEPQNPLVPRRREKFRKQIIIKIKNHSKEIPPALLKMLKKLGSGWIIDVDPISIV; encoded by the coding sequence ATGAACAAAAATGATAAAAATTTCATTATTGACATTATTCCCCTGACGCGAATTCCCCTTTCCCGCCAGCAGTATTTTTCCTATGAATTCAGCCGGGAATTGCCGGCAGGAACGCTGGTAACTATTCCTTTATTTCGCCGCTTTGTGCAGGGTATAGTAGCTGTCAGCCGATCTGATTTTCACCGGCTGGGAAATATCCGTCTTAAAAAAGTTGAAAAAATAATCGAAGAAAAATCTCTTACCCCCGAACAGCTGGAACTGGCTCAATTCATTTCGGACTATTATATCTGCCCTCTGGGAGTGGTATTAAAGTTTTTTGTGCCAAAACGTACTAAGGCGCGAAAGAAGTATAATGTATCAAGTATTATGTATAATGTATTGCCCAAAATTATACTTACAAGAGAACAAGAAGAAGCTGTAAAAGAAATATCCAAAAAAAATACATTATACAAGATACATGATACTAAATACTTATTATTCGGCCCGGCGGGCTCCGGCAAAACGGAAGTTTATATTCATTCAATCCTGAAACTTAGGGAAAAAAATAAAAAATGCCAATTTCTGGTCCTGGTTCCGGAACTTATGCTTACTTCCCAAGCAATTGAACGCTATGGTGCGCATTTACGAGCCGAGGAAATCGCAATTCTGCACAGCAAAATCTCCAAGGGAGAATTTTACCGCCAGTGGCAAAGAATAAAAATGGGCGAAGCTAAGCTTATCATTGGTACCCGCATGGCTGTCTTCGCGCCTTTTAAAAATCTAAAATTAATCATCATCGACGAGGAACAGGATGTTTCTTTTAAACAGTGGGATATGAGTCCCCGCTATGATGCCCGGAAGGCGGCCGAAAAACTGGCTCAAATTCATCAGGCGAAAGTCTTGCTTGGATCCGCTACACCAAGTATTGAATCATATTATAAAGCATTGAATAAAGAATATGAGTTATTAAAATTATCAGGGTTACAGATTACAGATTACAGATTACAAGAACCTAACATTGAAATCATTGATATGAAAAAAGAGCGCTGGATAAAAAATTACTCCCCTATTTCAAGGGTCCTGAAGTCGGAAATTGAATACGCTCTAAAAAATAAACTGCAAACCATTTTATTCGTTAACCGCCAGGGCATGAGTTCCTTTTCTATCTGCGCTAACTGCCGGACAGTCCTGCGCTGCGCCCGCTGCGACCGGGCCCTCGTTTATTCAGCTGATGGCACTTACCGATGCCTGCACTGTTCCAATAAAACAGGAGTGTTTGCCGCTTGTTCCAGTTGCAAGGGCATGGCGTTTCGCAATATCGGATTTGGGACTCAAAAAGTCGAGCAGGAAATCAAAAGGTATTTCCCCGGAGCGCGCGTGAGAAGAGCTGATTTTGAAACAATGAAAAAATTAAAAGAAATCAAGGATCTTTACCGTGAATTTACCAATGAAAAAATCGACATTTTAATTGGAACTCAAATGATTACCAAGGGATGGAACAGCCCCCAAATAGGACTAACCGGCATCATTGATGCCGATAACTTGCTTTCACTGCCTGATTTTAGAGCCGGGGAAAGGGCTTTTCAGTCCATTGTGCAACTCGCCGGGCGAGTAAGAAGGCCTGCCGGATCTTCACCGGGAAAGGTGATAATTCAAACATACAACCCGGAAAATCCTATTATCAAAAGCGCCGCCAAAATGGATCTTGAAGGATTTTATCAGAAGGAAATAGAAGAAAGAATTTCCTTGCAGTATCCGCCAATGGCCAGATTTATAAAAATCGCGTTTCAAAATACCAGCCAAAAAAAAGTTGAAAAAGAAGCCGAAAAGGCCTATTATGATCTAAAGGGATTGGAAAATATAATTGTCTCAGAGCCCCAAAATCCATTAGTTCCGCGAAGGCGTGAGAAATTTAGAAAACAAATTATAATTAAAATTAAGAACCATTCTAAGGAAATACCTCCGGCATTGTTAAAAATGCTGAAAAAATTGGGGAGCGGTTGGATAATTGACGTTGATCCGATCTCCATAGTGTAA
- a CDS encoding LAGLIDADG family homing endonuclease has translation MDKKKITGEYIAGFVDGEGCFSLTLRKDKGKYLYWKSGFSILLRDDDVNILTRIRNYFNCGGISYTRSFVRYQISNNDDLVKVIIPFFDKFKLIGKKRNDFELWKEAVLIIDKNKMKKINVSIGKKGFTWNHWNTDDINRLKVIRNKMLKYKSGSLRRNFKY, from the coding sequence ATGGATAAAAAGAAAATTACTGGGGAATATATTGCTGGCTTTGTCGATGGAGAAGGATGCTTTTCGTTAACGCTAAGAAAAGACAAGGGAAAATATTTATACTGGAAATCTGGCTTTTCAATTTTATTAAGAGATGATGATGTTAATATCCTGACCCGTATTAGAAATTATTTCAACTGTGGCGGTATATCATATACAAGGAGCTTTGTAAGATATCAAATTTCCAACAATGATGATCTTGTTAAAGTGATAATTCCTTTCTTTGACAAATTTAAATTAATTGGAAAGAAAAGAAACGACTTTGAATTATGGAAAGAGGCAGTTTTAATTATCGATAAGAACAAAATGAAAAAGATAAATGTGTCAATTGGCAAAAAGGGCTTCACTTGGAATCATTGGAACACCGATGATATTAATAGATTAAAAGTAATAAGAAACAAGATGCTTAAGTACAAAAGTGGTTCTCTTAGGAGAAATTTTAAATACTAG
- the thpR gene encoding RNA 2',3'-cyclic phosphodiesterase — protein MKQRRVFIGINLPNQVKKRLAQKIEKWRDLPVRWTLEENLHITLAFLGYIEDSVLPDVCSAVREASCQFHGFDLELSKITFGPNVNQIRMVWAVGEPNEELKLIQEEIEKRLKIFEREKREFRPHVTLGRIRKEKWARLPETPAIDEKINLLVPVESIEILESVMEEGKRKYLLLESCPLGR, from the coding sequence ATGAAGCAACGCAGGGTTTTTATTGGCATTAACTTGCCAAACCAAGTAAAAAAGCGTCTCGCGCAAAAAATTGAAAAATGGCGGGATTTGCCGGTGCGGTGGACTTTAGAGGAAAATTTGCACATCACTCTTGCTTTTTTGGGTTATATTGAAGATAGTGTGCTTCCGGATGTATGTTCGGCGGTGCGGGAAGCAAGCTGTCAGTTTCATGGATTTGATTTAGAATTAAGTAAAATTACTTTTGGTCCGAATGTCAACCAGATCCGGATGGTTTGGGCAGTAGGGGAGCCGAATGAAGAATTGAAGTTAATTCAAGAGGAGATTGAAAAACGGCTTAAGATTTTCGAGCGCGAGAAAAGAGAATTTCGTCCTCACGTGACCTTGGGAAGAATCCGCAAGGAAAAATGGGCGCGACTTCCCGAAACACCGGCAATTGATGAAAAGATCAATCTTTTGGTTCCGGTGGAAAGCATAGAAATTCTTGAAAGCGTCATGGAAGAGGGGAAAAGGAAATACCTGCTTCTTGAAAGCTGCCCGCTCGGAAGGTAG
- a CDS encoding C39 family peptidase produces MAGQIKINKKIIILGICIFALIFCWGKRSHGDNDSITNLTQEKQSESDIAKKIKELEEKAKIYQQIIDIKRKQQTTLGNQISIMEAEISQLEAETELNKEKIEIFNSQIEQLRVQIEEKEDAVKAQKKILAELIQTYYEYNQQALVSILLSENELSRFMVRSDRITQIGDGIKSMLDTIQALKTDLENEKKSFEDKKKEVMDLQYKMEEKMSLLDSSKAQKEILITQTQGEENRYQDLLSRVEEQKKELLGDIDERYAANTTEIDALFAALERPTAGLASTSWYYSQKDSRWKNDIIGISNSKMKDYGCAVSSVAMIFTYHGSRISPQSLAKQPIYYKDLIVWPLSWSGSKIVLSSTYGHSHGNINWSVVDKELAKGNPVVVFVRARGNAGHYVVIHHKNKDGRYVVHDPYWGANIYLNSTIKLLSKLYGTSVSKNSIDQMILYSRK; encoded by the coding sequence ATGGCTGGACAAATAAAAATAAACAAAAAAATCATTATTCTGGGAATATGTATTTTCGCGCTGATTTTCTGCTGGGGAAAAAGGAGCCACGGGGATAATGACAGCATCACAAATCTCACTCAGGAGAAACAATCTGAATCAGATATAGCCAAAAAGATTAAAGAATTGGAAGAAAAAGCCAAAATTTATCAGCAGATTATCGATATAAAAAGAAAGCAGCAAACGACTCTTGGCAATCAAATTTCCATCATGGAAGCTGAAATTAGCCAATTGGAAGCAGAAACCGAGCTTAACAAGGAAAAAATAGAGATATTTAACAGCCAAATTGAACAACTGCGCGTTCAAATAGAAGAAAAGGAAGATGCGGTGAAAGCGCAGAAGAAAATACTGGCCGAACTGATTCAAACATACTATGAATATAACCAGCAAGCGCTTGTTTCCATCCTTCTTAGTGAAAATGAATTGTCCCGGTTTATGGTAAGGTCTGACCGAATTACTCAAATAGGGGACGGAATAAAAAGTATGCTGGATACCATCCAGGCGCTGAAAACTGATTTGGAAAATGAGAAAAAATCCTTTGAGGATAAAAAGAAAGAAGTAATGGACCTTCAATATAAAATGGAAGAAAAAATGTCTCTTTTAGACAGTAGTAAAGCCCAAAAAGAAATCTTAATTACCCAAACGCAGGGTGAGGAAAATCGTTATCAGGATCTTCTTTCCAGAGTGGAGGAGCAGAAGAAAGAACTGCTGGGAGATATCGATGAGCGTTACGCGGCTAATACCACTGAAATTGATGCCCTTTTTGCCGCTCTAGAGAGACCAACGGCGGGACTGGCATCCACCAGCTGGTATTATTCCCAAAAGGACTCGCGCTGGAAAAATGATATTATCGGAATTTCCAACAGCAAAATGAAGGACTATGGGTGCGCAGTAAGTTCCGTAGCGATGATTTTTACTTATCATGGTTCGCGAATTTCGCCCCAGTCGCTAGCCAAACAGCCCATTTATTATAAAGATCTTATTGTCTGGCCGCTTTCGTGGTCGGGAAGCAAAATTGTTTTAAGTTCGACCTACGGCCACAGCCACGGCAATATCAATTGGAGCGTGGTTGACAAGGAACTGGCCAAAGGCAATCCGGTGGTTGTTTTTGTGCGAGCCAGAGGAAACGCCGGCCACTACGTGGTCATTCATCACAAGAACAAAGATGGGCGTTACGTGGTACACGATCCTTATTGGGGAGCAAACATTTACTTAAACTCAACCATAAAACTTCTTTCCAAACTTTACGGGACTTCGGTGTCAAAAAATTCAATTGATCAAATGATACTTTATAGTAGGAAGTAA
- a CDS encoding M23 family metallopeptidase — translation MLYRHTSKVRFPLDDAGNIALRFKQRNFYDKKDWGLHLGTDIPVKSETEVYSIGNGIIVYSKLHPAKFSEKGKIAKRNWGGIIIIAHKSPKSGKIFYSLYGHLGKRLVKSGDRVKIGDTIGRIGKAMSTSNGGWEEEHLHFSIYTGPFENKILPGYYREGEKRTKLNYWKDPIIFIKNYLK, via the coding sequence ATGTTATATCGCCACACTTCAAAAGTCAGATTTCCTCTTGATGATGCTGGTAATATTGCATTAAGATTCAAACAAAGAAATTTTTACGATAAAAAAGATTGGGGACTTCATTTAGGGACTGATATTCCCGTCAAATCCGAGACAGAAGTTTATTCAATTGGAAACGGAATAATTGTTTATTCCAAACTCCATCCCGCTAAATTTTCCGAAAAAGGAAAAATTGCCAAAAGAAACTGGGGCGGGATAATAATCATCGCTCATAAAAGTCCAAAAAGCGGAAAAATTTTTTATTCTCTTTACGGACATTTGGGAAAACGCCTCGTCAAAAGCGGCGATAGGGTAAAAATAGGGGACACAATAGGAAGGATCGGGAAAGCGATGAGTACTTCCAATGGAGGATGGGAAGAAGAACATTTGCACTTTTCAATTTATACCGGACCGTTTGAAAATAAAATTTTACCGGGATATTATCGGGAGGGTGAAAAGAGAACAAAACTAAATTATTGGAAAGATCCAATAATCTTCATAAAGAACTATTTAAAATAA
- the def gene encoding peptide deformylase: protein MTLLAILKYPHPLLRRKAIKIKNPLEPQIQALIPRMIEAMKKGNGLGLAAPQVGKSLRLCIVGEEKKVYVLINPSIKSCSRKKVFMEEGCLSFPGKFFLISRPEAVKVRYLDETGKKAKIKAQGLLARTLQHEIDHLDGILVIDRAKKKKAISYQKVKK from the coding sequence ATGACTCTACTGGCAATACTTAAATATCCTCATCCTCTTCTTCGCCGCAAGGCGATTAAAATCAAAAATCCGCTTGAACCGCAAATTCAGGCATTAATTCCCCGAATGATTGAAGCGATGAAGAAAGGCAACGGCCTAGGTCTCGCCGCTCCTCAAGTAGGAAAGTCGCTGCGCTTGTGTATTGTCGGAGAAGAAAAAAAGGTTTATGTTTTAATTAACCCTTCCATAAAATCCTGCTCTCGGAAGAAAGTGTTTATGGAAGAAGGGTGTTTGAGTTTCCCGGGAAAATTTTTTTTAATTTCGCGTCCTGAAGCGGTGAAGGTCCGCTATTTGGACGAAACCGGAAAAAAAGCTAAAATTAAAGCACAGGGGCTTTTGGCGAGAACTTTGCAGCACGAAATTGACCACCTGGACGGAATACTCGTCATTGATCGCGCCAAAAAGAAGAAAGCTATTTCTTACCAGAAGGTAAAAAAATAA
- the gltX gene encoding glutamate--tRNA ligase: MNKIRVRFAPSPTGYLHIGGLRSALYNYLFAKKNNGTFILRIEDTDQKRHVKKSVENLIKSLQWAGLDYDEGTYLKNSKFQIPNSKFIESKNYPGIAEIGEYGPYIQSERLDIYQKYAEQLVKEEKAYYCFCTPERLDQMRKDQIAAKQAPMYDKYCLKNLTQEEINKNLKNNCPRTIRLKIDPGETLEFSDIIRGAVKFETGTIDDQVLLKSDGYPTYHLAGVVDDHLMKITHVIRGEEWLPSTPKHILLYQTFGWEPPKFAHLPLLLNPDRTKLSKRQGDVSVEDYIQKGYLREAIINFVALLGWNPGKGSTKEFFSLNELVKEFELKKVHKAGAIFDLKKLDWINSQYIKKLTISELYQESLEFFKRKDFYNNALPEKKSEEYLRKVLAVEQERLANLAGVGENDRFFFEDVEYDKELLRWKNMSDEELKNSLEKSKNISENISEADWTKENLEKILLEAAGEKRGELLWPLRVSLTGEKKSPPPFEIAWVLGKDETLKRLKQAIDIL; encoded by the coding sequence ATGAATAAAATTCGTGTCAGATTCGCACCTTCGCCAACCGGATATTTGCATATTGGGGGGCTTCGCAGTGCCTTATATAATTATTTGTTTGCCAAAAAGAATAACGGAACTTTTATTCTGCGCATTGAGGATACTGACCAGAAACGGCATGTCAAGAAATCGGTAGAGAATTTAATAAAATCTTTGCAGTGGGCGGGACTTGATTATGATGAAGGAACATACTTAAAAAATTCCAAATTCCAAATTCCAAATTCCAAATTTATTGAATCGAAAAATTATCCAGGAATTGCCGAAATAGGGGAGTACGGACCATACATCCAGTCGGAACGCCTAGATATCTATCAGAAATACGCTGAACAGCTAGTTAAGGAAGAAAAAGCATATTATTGTTTTTGCACACCCGAGCGGCTGGATCAAATGAGAAAAGACCAGATTGCCGCAAAGCAAGCGCCGATGTATGACAAATATTGCCTGAAGAATTTAACTCAGGAAGAAATAAATAAAAATTTAAAAAACAATTGTCCGCGCACGATCCGGCTGAAAATTGACCCCGGCGAGACCCTGGAATTTTCCGACATCATCCGGGGAGCCGTAAAATTTGAAACCGGAACGATTGACGACCAAGTACTGCTGAAATCCGACGGATATCCCACTTATCATTTAGCCGGCGTAGTGGATGATCATTTAATGAAAATTACTCATGTAATCCGCGGTGAGGAATGGCTTCCCAGCACTCCCAAGCATATTTTGCTTTATCAAACGTTTGGCTGGGAACCGCCTAAATTTGCCCATTTGCCGCTGCTTTTAAATCCTGATCGGACAAAGTTATCCAAGAGACAGGGGGATGTTAGCGTTGAGGACTACATTCAAAAAGGGTATCTCAGGGAGGCAATCATTAATTTCGTGGCGCTTTTGGGCTGGAATCCGGGCAAAGGAAGCACAAAAGAATTTTTTTCTCTCAATGAACTTGTTAAAGAGTTCGAATTGAAAAAAGTTCACAAAGCCGGAGCAATTTTTGATTTGAAAAAACTGGACTGGATAAACTCTCAATACATTAAAAAATTAACAATTTCCGAACTTTATCAAGAATCGCTGGAATTTTTCAAGAGAAAAGATTTTTACAACAACGCGCTGCCGGAAAAAAAATCAGAAGAATATCTCCGAAAAGTATTGGCAGTTGAACAAGAACGACTGGCAAACCTTGCCGGAGTAGGGGAGAACGATCGATTTTTCTTTGAGGATGTTGAGTATGATAAAGAACTTTTGCGCTGGAAAAATATGAGTGATGAAGAATTAAAAAATTCGTTAGAAAAATCAAAAAATATTTCAGAAAATATTTCAGAAGCTGATTGGACTAAAGAAAATTTAGAAAAAATATTATTGGAGGCGGCCGGAGAAAAGCGCGGAGAGCTTCTTTGGCCTCTTCGCGTTTCTTTAACGGGCGAGAAAAAATCTCCTCCGCCTTTTGAAATCGCCTGGGTTTTAGGCAAGGATGAAACACTAAAAAGATTAAAGCAGGCAATAGATATTTTGTAG
- the fmt gene encoding methionyl-tRNA formyltransferase — MTNSKKAIKLRMIFMGTSSFARDILESLVKNDYNIVAVFTQPDKEAGRKKEIKISPVKAFSQEHKLPVIQPERFAKETVDNIKKIKPDIIVVAAYGKILPREVLDIPGFGCLNVHASLLPRFRGPSPIQNALLAGEKETGITIMRMDEGVDTGEILSQEKLEIDPNDTTETLSQKLSQLGSLLIIKTIPLWIEQKIEPRVQDNSRATLCQLIEREDGHIIWEEEAENIYNKYRAFQPWPGIFAFWKNKDTLERVKFNKISFQKSDPETSHQSGEVFQLGDKIGVQTLKGIIVLEEVQLEGKKPVPIKEFINGYPNFLGSILR, encoded by the coding sequence ATGACAAACAGCAAAAAAGCGATTAAATTGCGGATGATATTCATGGGAACGTCTTCGTTTGCCCGGGACATTCTGGAGTCATTGGTTAAAAATGACTATAACATCGTGGCGGTCTTTACCCAGCCGGATAAAGAAGCCGGAAGAAAAAAAGAAATAAAGATCAGTCCGGTAAAGGCCTTTAGCCAGGAACATAAATTACCCGTTATTCAGCCGGAAAGATTCGCCAAGGAAACAGTGGATAACATCAAAAAAATCAAACCCGACATAATTGTCGTGGCGGCCTACGGAAAAATTCTCCCTCGGGAGGTTCTGGATATTCCCGGCTTTGGATGTCTTAATGTGCATGCCTCGCTTCTTCCTCGTTTTCGCGGGCCTTCGCCTATTCAAAATGCTCTTTTAGCCGGAGAAAAAGAAACGGGAATAACAATTATGCGGATGGATGAGGGAGTTGATACCGGGGAAATACTTTCTCAAGAAAAACTTGAGATTGATCCTAATGACACCACTGAAACACTATCGCAAAAACTTTCTCAACTGGGATCTCTCCTCATTATTAAAACCATTCCTCTTTGGATAGAACAAAAAATTGAACCGCGCGTCCAGGATAATTCCCGAGCTACTCTCTGCCAGCTTATTGAACGAGAAGACGGGCACATCATCTGGGAAGAAGAAGCGGAAAATATTTATAATAAATACCGGGCGTTCCAGCCCTGGCCTGGGATTTTTGCCTTCTGGAAAAACAAAGATACCCTGGAGCGTGTGAAGTTTAACAAAATCTCGTTTCAAAAATCAGATCCCGAGACAAGCCACCAATCAGGAGAAGTATTTCAATTGGGGGATAAAATCGGCGTTCAGACCCTTAAAGGGATAATTGTTCTTGAAGAAGTTCAGCTGGAAGGAAAAAAACCCGTGCCGATCAAGGAATTTATTAATGGCTATCCCAATTTCTTGGGAAGCATTTTACGCTAA
- a CDS encoding rhodanese-like domain-containing protein: MPLDKKNEKLALTIGFVLILLVGLITFLRPSLKSEETKNIAIDSNSKTADYPRISAKELLQKIDKKENAVFIDIRSNDAFQQEHITGSLNIPLAELKESEIDSSPTDLIVIVSDPAATEEAIQAVQILKEKNFENAMVLSGGINSWKQNQGGAVSWGDPTSFINQSKVTFISPEDAKKFLDEKRPIYILDVRPQNSFSPHLPATVNIPFESLEKRKDELPRGKEIIVYGDTELSSFQAGVRLFDLNIFSARVLRGGFTGWQEKRFPTEK; encoded by the coding sequence ATGCCGCTTGATAAAAAAAATGAAAAACTGGCGCTGACTATCGGTTTTGTTTTGATTCTTTTGGTCGGACTGATAACTTTTTTGCGTCCTTCACTCAAAAGCGAAGAAACAAAAAACATAGCCATTGACTCAAACTCAAAAACAGCCGACTATCCCAGGATTTCAGCCAAAGAGCTTCTTCAAAAAATAGACAAAAAGGAAAATGCTGTTTTTATTGATATTCGGAGCAATGACGCTTTTCAGCAGGAACATATCACAGGGTCGCTGAATATCCCGCTAGCCGAATTAAAAGAAAGTGAAATTGATTCCTCGCCAACTGACTTAATTGTTATTGTCAGCGATCCGGCAGCTACCGAAGAAGCCATTCAGGCAGTGCAAATACTCAAAGAGAAAAATTTTGAAAACGCGATGGTTCTTTCCGGCGGCATCAATTCCTGGAAGCAGAATCAGGGCGGGGCGGTCTCCTGGGGAGATCCTACTTCCTTTATCAACCAATCCAAAGTAACCTTTATTTCTCCCGAGGACGCCAAGAAATTTTTGGATGAAAAAAGGCCGATTTACATTTTGGATGTCCGGCCGCAAAATTCTTTTTCGCCGCATCTTCCCGCCACTGTTAATATCCCTTTTGAATCACTCGAAAAAAGAAAAGATGAACTGCCGCGAGGAAAAGAAATTATTGTTTACGGCGACACGGAACTTTCTAGCTTTCAAGCCGGGGTGCGGCTTTTTGACTTAAATATCTTTTCCGCCCGGGTGCTCCGCGGAGGATTCACCGGCTGGCAAGAAAAGAGATTTCCAACGGAAAAATAA
- a CDS encoding co-chaperone GroES, which yields MKTKIKPLGENILIKPEKQDKKTKTGLFLPETTSEEQPQEGRVIAVGESKDIKVKKNQKVIFRKYSGTEIKIDNEDYLIVKNEDVLAIIG from the coding sequence ATGAAAACGAAAATAAAGCCACTCGGTGAAAATATACTCATCAAGCCCGAAAAACAGGACAAAAAAACTAAGACCGGCCTTTTCCTTCCGGAAACCACTTCTGAAGAACAGCCGCAGGAGGGGCGGGTGATAGCGGTAGGGGAAAGCAAGGACATCAAAGTGAAGAAAAACCAGAAAGTGATTTTTCGGAAATATTCCGGGACGGAAATAAAAATAGACAACGAGGACTACCTGATTGTTAAAAATGAAGATGTCTTGGCAATAATCGGATAA